One part of the bacterium genome encodes these proteins:
- a CDS encoding aromatic amino acid hydroxylase, whose amino-acid sequence MEIPAHLKAWTVEQRPDLYTAIDQAAWRYIMRVSGAFFSRKAHAAYLEGLRATGISPERIPLIQEMDEKMKRIGWRAVAVSGFIPPQAFMEFQALGILPIACDMRKLQHILYTPAPDVVHEAAGHAPIIADPDYSDYLRAFGGISRQAIYSGQDMALFRAIRHLSEVKEDPAATPAAMDAAQRRFEETAAALDWVSESNELSRLYWWTVEYGLIGPLEDPRIYGAGLLSSAGESWHCLGPRVKRLPLDVGCVQVAFDITRQQPQLFVTPDFPHLRSVLEEYAATMACRTGGRAALEKALHAKAPTTTRLDSGLQVSGVLQEVLTDGESRLGYLRWGGPVLLAEDDQPLRGHGRETHVHGFGAAVGRLAGGRRCVGELGAEDLRQLGFGGGGRGRLEYASGLVLEGRIGELRETGEHNQLIRFEDCRVTWGDRLLFDPAWGSYDLVCGTEAVSVSGGWVDRGVEPEDLPAGPAAMKCNLDDANRDLANLYAEVRRVRESDERGAHIERRLGRVAERLERDHPADWLLRLELVELEDRLPAELGPVLRERLARLEAAGPEAGELIGRGLALCS is encoded by the coding sequence ATGGAGATTCCCGCGCATCTGAAGGCCTGGACCGTCGAGCAGCGGCCCGACCTCTACACGGCCATCGACCAGGCCGCCTGGCGCTACATCATGCGGGTGTCGGGCGCTTTCTTCTCGCGCAAGGCCCACGCCGCCTACCTGGAGGGCCTGCGCGCCACGGGCATCTCCCCCGAGCGCATCCCCCTCATCCAGGAGATGGACGAGAAGATGAAGCGCATCGGCTGGCGGGCCGTGGCCGTCTCCGGCTTCATCCCGCCCCAGGCCTTCATGGAGTTCCAGGCCCTGGGCATCCTGCCCATCGCCTGCGACATGCGCAAACTGCAGCATATCCTCTACACGCCAGCCCCGGACGTGGTGCACGAGGCGGCCGGCCACGCCCCCATCATCGCCGACCCCGACTACAGCGACTATCTGCGCGCTTTCGGCGGCATCTCCCGCCAGGCCATCTACAGCGGGCAGGACATGGCCCTTTTCCGCGCCATCCGCCACCTCTCGGAGGTGAAGGAGGACCCCGCCGCCACCCCCGCGGCCATGGACGCCGCGCAGCGCCGCTTCGAGGAGACGGCCGCCGCCCTGGACTGGGTGAGCGAATCCAACGAGTTGAGCCGCCTCTACTGGTGGACGGTGGAGTACGGCTTGATCGGACCCCTGGAGGATCCACGCATCTACGGGGCCGGCCTGCTCTCCTCGGCGGGGGAGAGCTGGCACTGCCTGGGGCCGCGGGTGAAGCGCCTGCCGCTGGATGTCGGCTGCGTCCAGGTCGCCTTCGACATCACGCGCCAGCAGCCCCAGCTCTTCGTCACGCCGGATTTCCCCCACCTGCGCAGCGTGCTGGAGGAGTACGCCGCCACCATGGCCTGCCGCACCGGCGGGCGGGCGGCCCTGGAGAAGGCGCTGCACGCCAAGGCACCCACCACCACCCGACTCGACTCCGGCCTGCAGGTGAGCGGCGTGCTGCAGGAGGTGCTGACCGACGGCGAGAGCCGGCTGGGCTACTTGCGTTGGGGCGGGCCCGTCCTCCTGGCCGAGGATGACCAGCCCCTCCGCGGCCATGGCCGCGAGACCCACGTGCACGGCTTCGGCGCCGCCGTGGGCCGCCTGGCGGGCGGGCGCCGCTGCGTCGGCGAATTGGGCGCGGAGGACCTCCGCCAGCTGGGTTTCGGCGGGGGCGGGCGCGGCCGCCTGGAGTACGCCTCCGGCCTGGTGCTGGAGGGACGCATCGGCGAACTGCGGGAAACGGGCGAGCACAACCAGCTGATCCGCTTCGAGGACTGCCGGGTCACCTGGGGCGACCGCCTGCTCTTCGATCCGGCCTGGGGCAGCTACGATCTGGTCTGTGGGACGGAGGCCGTCTCGGTCAGTGGCGGCTGGGTGGATCGCGGCGTGGAGCCGGAGGACCTGCCGGCCGGGCCTGCGGCGATGAAGTGCAACCTGGACGACGCCAACCGCGATCTGGCCAACCTTTATGCCGAGGTGCGCCGCGTCCGCGAGTCGGATGAGCGCGGTGCGCACATCGAGCGCCGCCTGGGCCGGGTGGCGGAGCGCCTGGAGCGGGACCATCCCGCCGACTGGCTGCTGCGACTGGAGCTGGTCGAGTTGGAGGACCGCCTGCCGGCGGAGCTGGGTCCGGTCCTGCGGGAGCGCCTGGCCCGGCTCGAGGCGGCGGGTCCGGAGGCGGGGGAGCTGATCGGGCGGGGACTGGCGCTGTGCAGTTGA
- a CDS encoding GyrI-like domain-containing protein — protein sequence MKPEPRVELVHLPEMTVVGYEIRTSMAEERSAREIPAFWELFHREQRQEALPASTVPGLLLGLCHDEGADGSFRYVIGVMAADSASALDDQVRLVLPAARCARVTVQGAMSRAIPEGFRWFHREWLPATGLTAAAGVQLEWYDHRTCGEVPEVDLLIPVK from the coding sequence ATGAAGCCTGAACCCCGGGTGGAACTTGTCCATCTGCCAGAAATGACGGTGGTGGGCTATGAGATCCGCACCAGCATGGCGGAGGAGCGGAGCGCCCGCGAGATTCCCGCCTTCTGGGAGCTCTTCCACCGCGAGCAGCGGCAGGAGGCCCTGCCCGCCTCCACCGTGCCCGGCCTGCTGCTGGGCCTCTGTCATGACGAGGGCGCGGACGGCTCCTTCCGCTATGTGATCGGCGTGATGGCGGCGGACTCGGCCAGCGCCCTGGATGACCAGGTGCGGCTGGTCCTGCCGGCCGCCCGCTGTGCCCGCGTCACGGTGCAGGGCGCCATGAGCCGCGCCATCCCCGAGGGCTTCCGCTGGTTCCACCGGGAGTGGCTGCCCGCCACCGGCCTGACGGCGGCGGCGGGCGTCCAGTTGGAATGGTACGACCACCGCACCTGCGGCGAGGTGCCGGAAGTGGATCTGCTCATTCCTGTCAAGTAG
- a CDS encoding SDR family oxidoreductase produces the protein MDLDLAGRFFLVAGGTRGLGLGVAQALLAEGAAVSICGRDPARLAEALAGLGGLAEGRAVDLCDPAALAGWVEEAATRHGRLDGLLINAGGPPKGAFEAFDDAGWQAAFTLTLLSAVRLARAARPHLVASGGGSLVALTSTSVREPIDFLILSNVMRAGVASLVKSLARSWAGEGIRVNSLIPGFIATERLAFLEGALAAEAGRPAAEQRRLLEAEIPLGRYGAVAEFARAAAFLLSPASSYVTGASLVVDGGRLRGI, from the coding sequence ATGGATCTCGACCTGGCCGGACGCTTCTTCCTGGTGGCGGGCGGCACGCGCGGCCTGGGCCTGGGCGTGGCGCAGGCCCTGCTGGCGGAAGGGGCGGCCGTCTCCATCTGCGGACGCGATCCCGCCCGCCTGGCCGAGGCCCTGGCCGGGCTGGGCGGCCTGGCGGAGGGCCGGGCCGTTGATCTCTGCGACCCCGCCGCGCTGGCGGGCTGGGTGGAGGAGGCGGCCACCCGCCATGGCCGCCTGGACGGCCTGCTCATCAACGCCGGCGGTCCGCCCAAGGGCGCTTTCGAGGCCTTCGACGACGCCGGCTGGCAGGCCGCCTTCACGCTTACTCTGCTCAGCGCCGTGCGCCTGGCCCGGGCGGCCCGGCCCCATCTGGTCGCCAGCGGAGGCGGTTCCCTCGTGGCCCTCACCTCCACCTCCGTGCGCGAGCCCATCGACTTCCTCATCCTCTCCAACGTGATGCGGGCCGGCGTGGCCAGCCTGGTGAAGAGCCTGGCGCGGAGCTGGGCCGGCGAAGGCATCCGCGTCAACAGCCTCATCCCCGGCTTCATCGCGACGGAGCGCCTGGCCTTCCTGGAAGGCGCCCTGGCGGCGGAAGCAGGGCGTCCGGCGGCCGAGCAACGCCGCCTGCTGGAGGCGGAGATCCCCCTGGGCCGCTATGGCGCCGTGGCGGAGTTCGCCCGTGCCGCCGCCTTCCTGCTCTCGCCCGCTTCTTCCTATGTCACAGGCGCCAGCCTGGTGGTGGACGGCGGGCGGCTGCGCGGCATCTGA
- the hppD gene encoding 4-hydroxyphenylpyruvate dioxygenase codes for MSAYPTLRRLHHVEFWVGNALQAEYYYRNAFGFSRAAYRGLETGAQDRCSYLMVQGKVRLVLTGSLRPEENEIGRFLARHGDAVRDLAFEVDDVGEAFRLAVANGAAPVLPPTEQRDEHGQVVRASVQVYGDTIHSFIETGAYRGPFLPGYAAQGVPGEGVGLRIVDHVVGNQEDGRMEEWVAWYERVLGFQRFLSFDDKDISTEFTALRSVVMAAPNNIIKFPLNEPAPGLRKSQIEEYVEFHGGGGVQHVALLTDDILATTRALRANGVQFLDVPDSYYETVTERVGPIAEDLAAIREQSILVDRDDRGYLLQLFTKPVEDRPTLFFEIIQRRGSQSFGKGNFKALFESIEREQQRRGTL; via the coding sequence ATGTCCGCCTACCCGACCCTTCGCCGCCTGCACCACGTCGAGTTCTGGGTGGGCAACGCCCTCCAGGCCGAGTACTACTACCGCAACGCCTTCGGCTTCTCCCGCGCCGCCTACCGCGGCCTGGAGACGGGGGCGCAGGACCGCTGCTCCTACCTGATGGTCCAGGGCAAGGTCCGCCTCGTGCTGACCGGGTCCCTGCGTCCGGAGGAGAACGAGATCGGCCGCTTCCTGGCCCGCCACGGGGACGCCGTGCGCGACCTCGCCTTCGAAGTTGACGACGTCGGCGAGGCCTTCCGCCTGGCGGTGGCCAACGGCGCGGCGCCGGTCCTGCCGCCCACGGAGCAGCGCGACGAGCACGGCCAGGTGGTGCGCGCCTCCGTCCAGGTCTATGGCGACACCATCCACAGCTTCATCGAGACGGGGGCCTATCGCGGCCCCTTCCTGCCCGGCTACGCGGCCCAGGGTGTGCCGGGCGAGGGCGTCGGCCTGCGCATCGTCGACCACGTGGTGGGCAACCAGGAAGACGGCCGGATGGAGGAATGGGTGGCCTGGTACGAGCGGGTGCTGGGCTTCCAGCGCTTCCTCTCCTTCGACGACAAGGACATCTCGACGGAGTTCACCGCCCTGCGCTCCGTGGTGATGGCCGCCCCCAACAACATCATCAAGTTTCCCCTCAACGAGCCGGCCCCCGGCCTGCGCAAGAGCCAGATCGAGGAGTACGTGGAGTTCCACGGTGGCGGCGGCGTGCAGCACGTGGCCCTTCTCACCGACGACATCCTGGCCACCACGAGGGCCCTGCGAGCCAACGGCGTGCAGTTCCTGGACGTGCCCGACAGCTACTACGAGACGGTCACGGAGCGGGTGGGCCCCATCGCCGAGGATCTGGCGGCCATCCGCGAGCAGAGCATCCTGGTGGACCGCGACGACCGCGGCTACCTGCTCCAGCTTTTCACCAAGCCGGTGGAGGACCGCCCCACCCTCTTCTTCGAGATCATCCAGCGGCGGGGCAGCCAGAGCTTCGGCAAGGGCAACTTCAAGGCCCTGTTCGAATCCATCGAACGCGAGCAGCAGCGGCGCGGCACCCTGTAG
- a CDS encoding homogentisate 1,2-dioxygenase yields MPIYHSLGEIPRKRHTVFQGSRGRFHYEELVGNKGFTGPSSLLYHVNRPAAVRGERLLRRLDWEAEDAGPLRMRHLRSRQLPVGGGMVDGRVPLLFNRDIAVSVCRPDHAEDWFYRNAQGDELVYLAEGAGALESQFGRLEVGPGDYVVIPRGLLHRWRLDAAAGPAHLLVVESAGWIRTPERYRGELGQLLEHSPFCERDIRRPAQLATIDEEGEFPLVVKQGNILSEILLQYHPFDVAGWDGYYYPYAFNIADFEPIVGRIHQPPPVHQTFASDGFVVCSFVPRLFDFHPEAVPAPYHHANVMTDEVLFYASSEFMSRKGIEFGSLTLHPDGLVHGPHPGRAEASVGKAATEELAVMIDTFRPLQVARAALGIEDEDYPRSWLER; encoded by the coding sequence ATGCCGATCTACCACAGCCTGGGCGAGATCCCGCGCAAGCGCCACACCGTCTTCCAGGGTTCGCGCGGGCGCTTCCACTACGAGGAACTGGTGGGCAACAAAGGTTTCACCGGCCCCTCCTCCCTGCTCTACCACGTCAACCGCCCCGCCGCCGTGCGCGGGGAGCGCCTCCTCCGCCGCCTGGACTGGGAAGCGGAGGACGCCGGTCCGCTGCGCATGCGCCATCTGCGCAGCCGCCAACTGCCCGTGGGTGGCGGCATGGTGGACGGCCGCGTCCCCCTCCTCTTCAACCGGGACATCGCCGTCTCCGTCTGCCGGCCGGACCACGCCGAGGACTGGTTCTACCGCAATGCCCAGGGCGACGAGCTGGTCTATCTGGCCGAAGGCGCCGGCGCGCTGGAATCCCAGTTCGGACGCCTGGAGGTGGGGCCGGGGGACTATGTCGTCATTCCGCGCGGCCTGCTCCACCGGTGGCGTCTGGACGCCGCCGCCGGGCCGGCGCACCTGCTTGTGGTCGAAAGCGCGGGCTGGATCCGCACGCCGGAGCGCTACCGGGGCGAGTTGGGGCAGCTCTTGGAGCACAGCCCCTTCTGCGAACGGGACATCCGCCGCCCGGCGCAATTGGCCACCATCGACGAGGAGGGCGAGTTCCCCCTCGTCGTCAAGCAGGGCAACATCCTGAGCGAGATCCTGCTGCAGTACCACCCCTTCGACGTGGCGGGCTGGGACGGCTACTACTACCCCTACGCCTTCAACATCGCCGATTTCGAGCCCATCGTCGGCCGCATCCACCAGCCGCCCCCCGTGCACCAGACCTTCGCTTCCGACGGATTCGTGGTCTGCAGCTTCGTGCCGCGCCTTTTCGATTTCCACCCGGAGGCCGTGCCGGCGCCCTACCACCACGCCAACGTGATGACGGACGAGGTGCTCTTCTACGCCTCCAGCGAGTTCATGAGCCGCAAGGGCATCGAGTTCGGCTCCCTCACCCTGCACCCGGACGGCCTCGTCCACGGGCCTCATCCCGGGCGGGCCGAGGCCTCGGTGGGGAAGGCCGCCACCGAGGAGCTGGCGGTGATGATCGACACCTTCCGGCCGCTCCAGGTGGCGCGTGCCGCGCTGGGGATCGAGGACGAGGACTACCCGCGCTCCTGGCTGGAGCGGTGA